A genomic region of Candidatus Thermoplasmatota archaeon contains the following coding sequences:
- a CDS encoding translation initiation factor IF-5A, whose protein sequence is MSTTQQEVRELKEGRYMVVDEEPCRILSIDHSKPGKHGAAKARIEVVGLFSKKRASYIGSVTDKVQVPLIDKRTAQVIALMGDNVQLMDMQTYETFELPAPEDDEGEKVSLEPGKEIMYIEAMGRRKIMRI, encoded by the coding sequence ATGTCCACGACCCAGCAGGAAGTCCGCGAGTTGAAGGAAGGCCGCTACATGGTCGTGGACGAAGAGCCCTGCCGCATCCTCTCCATCGACCACTCGAAGCCCGGCAAGCACGGCGCGGCCAAGGCCCGCATCGAGGTCGTCGGCCTGTTCTCGAAGAAGCGCGCCTCGTACATCGGCAGCGTGACGGACAAGGTCCAGGTTCCGCTCATCGACAAGCGCACCGCGCAGGTGATCGCGCTCATGGGCGACAACGTGCAGCTCATGGACATGCAGACCTACGAGACCTTCGAGCTTCCCGCCCCCGAGGACGACGAGGGCGAGAAGGTGAGCCTCGAGCCGGGCAAGGAGATCATGTACATCGAAGCCATGGGCCGACGCAAGATCATGCGCATCTGA
- the speB gene encoding agmatinase, which yields MTASPAPSPAPGRARTWPDELAYAKAGFPDARFVVAGVPFDAAASFRFGAAEGPAAIRHASHNLETFNLRNGVDLDDVPVHDMGNVDLDEKTPPAEMVRRVADVTGKIVAADKFPILLGGDHGATPAAFPALKRRYPNLGCILVDAHLSYRDAYEGIKESHACTARRVAEVVGPERLAIVGARSSGKEEWQQARRDGLRFFTTFDVQYQGMSRVLAQAAQAIGDGPVYLSVDVDAMDPAHAPATGTPEPYGLAPHDVLAAIQRFAPRMVGFDIMEVSPPHDAGTTAGLASRLVLEAVTEVWVRRFRPQDLPGDVPKSVGRT from the coding sequence ATGACCGCTTCCCCCGCGCCGTCCCCCGCTCCCGGCCGCGCGCGCACGTGGCCCGACGAGCTCGCCTACGCCAAGGCCGGGTTCCCCGACGCGCGCTTTGTCGTGGCCGGCGTGCCCTTCGACGCGGCGGCCTCGTTCCGCTTCGGCGCGGCCGAGGGCCCCGCGGCCATCCGCCACGCGAGCCACAACCTCGAGACGTTCAACCTGCGAAACGGCGTCGACCTCGACGACGTGCCCGTGCACGACATGGGCAACGTGGACCTCGACGAGAAGACGCCGCCCGCCGAGATGGTCCGGCGCGTGGCCGACGTCACCGGAAAGATCGTGGCGGCCGACAAGTTCCCGATCCTCCTGGGGGGCGACCACGGCGCGACGCCCGCGGCTTTCCCCGCCCTCAAACGCCGCTACCCGAACCTCGGCTGCATCCTCGTCGACGCGCATCTGTCCTATCGCGACGCGTACGAGGGCATCAAGGAGAGCCACGCCTGCACGGCCCGGCGGGTCGCCGAGGTCGTGGGGCCCGAACGCCTGGCGATCGTGGGCGCCCGCAGCTCCGGCAAGGAGGAATGGCAGCAGGCGCGCCGGGACGGGCTTCGGTTCTTCACGACCTTCGACGTCCAGTACCAGGGCATGAGCCGCGTGCTCGCGCAAGCCGCGCAGGCCATTGGCGACGGGCCCGTCTACCTTTCGGTGGACGTCGACGCGATGGACCCTGCTCACGCGCCGGCAACGGGCACGCCCGAGCCCTATGGGCTTGCGCCCCACGACGTGCTGGCCGCCATCCAGCGCTTCGCCCCGCGCATGGTGGGCTTCGACATCATGGAGGTGAGCCCGCCCCACGACGCGGGCACCACGGCCGGGCTCGCCTCGCGGCTCGTGCTGGAGGCCGTCACGGAGGTCTGGGTCCGCCGCTTCCGGCCGCAGGATCTGCCCGGCGACGTGCCCAAGTCCGTCGGAAGGACGTGA